Part of the Desulfovibrio sp. ZJ209 genome, AGTGCGCGTCCGTGAGGAGAAATTTGGAGGGAGGGATGGCCGGAGAGGCGCGAGCCGCGCGGCGATGCGGGCGCGGGGGCTGTACGGGCTCAGGCGCCGATTTTTTCGCGGATGAAGGCGAGCCGGTGGCCGTAGGTATGGGCGGCGCGCAAATGCTCGCGCCATGCCTGACGCAAATCCCGCGCGTGTTGCGAGTTTGCGGCGAGGGACGCGACGCGCGGGCCGAGTTCCGCGCGGGAGGTGAGGGTGATGGGCGCCGTGAGCTCGTGGGGGAAGATGTCGAGGCCCTTTGTGGCGTCGGTGAGCAGCAGGCCCCCGGCCGCCCAGACGTCGAAATGGCGCTGGCTCAGGCTCGCCGGCAGGAGGAGGCTCGTCACATTGAGCACGGCGGAGGCTTGGCGGTAGACTTCGGGGAGGCTGCCGTAATAATCCACAGGGGCCTCGGGCTCGCAGCCGGGCACGAGCTCGCGCCAGAGCGCGTCCCCGGTGACGCGCAGGCCCAGCGGCAGGCCGGCCGCTATCCAGCGGCTGCGGTTGGCCTGGGCGCAGCGCTCAGCGCCAAGGCCGGCGGCGCGCACCTCATGCCCGGGCCAGAGGCGCACATGGAGGCGTTGCGCCCACCAGTGGAAATTGGCCAGCCGGGAGGGAGCGGCGCTTTCGCGCGTCAGGGCAAGGGCGCGGGCCAGCAGTTCCCCGGGCACGCGCGCGGCCGCGAAAAAGCGCTCCCGGCCGGGAAAGGCCGCGCGCCCCACGAAGCGCGGGGCAAGCCGCGCGAGGTGCCCTGCCTCGGTTTCGTCCGGGAGCGGCCGCCACATGTGCGGCGCCACGGCCAGCGGCAGGTGGTGCACGCTCGTGGCCCCGTACTCGGTGAGACCGGGGATGAAGCTCGCGTCCGTCACGAAGAGATGGGCCTCGCGCCACCACGGAAGGCGCGCCGCCGGGAGCACATGCCAGGGATTGTCCACGAACCACAGCGCCACGGGCACGCCAAGCGCCCGGCAGGCGTGGAAGACGCGGCCCTCCGCATCCATGCCGCGCAGGTTGACGGAGAGCGCGAAGGCCGGGAGCCTTCCCCCCCAGGCATCGGGGAGCTCCGCCGCCCCGCGCGGGGCCGGCCCGCAGAAGGGGGAAAAGCCGGCTTCTTCCAGCGCGGTGCGCAGTTCCCGGTGCAGGAGCTGGGTTTCATCGCCGGGCAGCCACACCGTCGGGGCCGGTGCCCCCGGCAGGGCCGTGGCTTTGGCTTCGATGCGGCCTGCGATGGGACCCCAGAAGTCCGGCGCGAGCCTGAGGGAAGGCCGGTAGAGGTGGACGGCGGCGCCGGAAAGCCGCGCGGCCTCCCCGGGCGTGAGCCGGCGCCAGCCCGGAGGGGCGAAGCCGGCGGGGCGAAGCCTGCCCAGGGTCCGGCCATCCTCCACCCAAAAGACCGTGCCGCCGCGCTCCGCGGCCGCGCGCACGAAGGGCAGCTCTTGCGGGTTTCCGGGGCCGAGCCCGAGCAGGAGCACGTCCCGGTGATTCCCCCCGGGATTGAGGAGTTCCCAGGCGTCGGGAGCGTCAGGCAGGCTCACGGGGCGCCCGGCGAAGTCGGGAAGGCGCGGACGCTCAGGGGCACTCATGCGCCGGCTCCGGCTGAGGATGTGAAGAAGCCACGCCCCATGTCCGCCTCACTGCCGGGAAAGAGTCCCGGATGGTCGGGCGCCAACGGGTCCGACAGGGCCACTTTCGTGGCGGTATCACGGGCTGCGTCCCGCGGGGGCGGCACAAGGCGGGGGGGCTGCATGGGCCTTATCTGGGCCAGAGCGCCGTGGCCGCGGCGTAGAGCCCGAGGCGCTTCGCGCCCTCCCTGAAGGCCGCCCCAGATGCGGCGAGGGCGGCGGGCGCCGGGATGCGCGCATCCGCCTTGGCCGCGGCCGTCAGCGCCGCGAAGAGCGCGGCGGAAAAGGCCTGGCAATTGTCCGACTTGCCGGGCGTGAACTCGAGGTCGGTGAAGCCCCCGTATCCGCATGCCTTGGCCGCGAGCTCCGGCTGCTGGCCGAGCGCCCGGAAATAGAGGTAGTCATAGAAGGCGCTCGGCGGCAGGGCGTCCTGCTGGCCGTCCTTGGGCGGCCACGCGTCGAGCGGCCATTCTTCGTCAAAAAGGCGGAAGCCGGCGAGATGGCACTGGGCGAGGCGCGGGTCGCGCTTGGCGGCCACGGCATCCTCGGCATAGAGCTCCTGATACGGGCCGGCCACGCCATCGCTCACCCGGCAGAGCTTGCTGCCCTGAAAGAGCGATTCCACGGGCATGCGCTTGCCGTGGGCCTCGAGGCAGAGCTCGAAGCCGCTCAGGGCGCGCCCGTCCGCCATGGCGGACTTGGTGGAGATCTCAAGCAGGCTCGCCTTGGGCGCGAGCGCATGCGCCGCGGCCTGCATGGCGTCGATGGAGCGCCGCTTCTGCGCGAGCGACATGCCCGGGAACCACTGGAAGCTGACTTCCTCCACGCGCACCCAGGACTCGGCGGGCGTGGTGACGAAAAAGACGGGACGCGTTGCCATGCGGGCCTCCTTGGGGATTTCAGAAAAGCGTATATCAGCCAATACAAATACAGTTGACAGGTATTCCTTCAGTCCGTCTGGAGCGAAGCGGAAGACGGGTGCTGGTGCCGGAAGAATCCTAAAAAATAAGATTTTTTGCTGCTGGCAAGGAAGACGAAAATTTCCGAAGGGAGTGTACTCAAGTACTCGACCGAGGAAATTTTTTTCTGACGCAGCCAGCAGCAAAAAGGCTGTTTTTGACGGATAATTTCGGCATTATCAGTGCAGCATAGGAACATCAACAACTCACAATCATAGCTTCAACATCAGGAACGGCAGCTTTCCGCCCGGCCCTCGAGCCCGAAAAAGCGCCGCGTGTTCCTGCCGCAGGTGCGCCACAGCTCTTCCGGCGCCACGCCCCGCGCCTCGGCCACGGCCCGCGCGGTAAAGACCGTATAGGCCGGCTCGTTGCGCGTGCCCCGCCAGGGCACGGGCGAAAGATAGGGCGCGTCCGTCTCAAGCAAAAGGCGATCTTCCGGGATGACGGCCACGGCCTCCCGGAGCGCCCCGTTGGCGGGATAGGTGACGGGCCCGGGCACGGAGATGTGCCAGCCGTTGGCGAGAATGCGCCGCGCCAGCGCGGGCGCCCCCCCGAAGCAGTGCCAGAGCAGCGGATAGCCCGCGAAGCCCCGCGCCTCGAGGATGGAGAGGCATTCCGCCTCCGCCTCCCGGCAATGGAGCACCACGGGCTTTTCAAGGGCGCGGGCCATGTCGAGCTGCGCGGCGAAAGCGGCCATTTGCAGTTCGCGCGGGCAGTCGTCCCAGTGGAAGTCGAGGCCGATCTCGCCCACGGCCCGAAGGCGCGGCTCAGCGGCGAAGGCGGAGGCTATGCTGTCGAGGCAGGCGGGCGTGCACTTTTCGCCGTCACAGGGGTGGATGCCGAGCAGGAAGAAGACCCCGGGGTGAGCGGCAAAAAGCCCGCGTCGTTCCGTAAAGGCCTCGGGCGAAAGAAAGACATTGCCGATGCCCGACACCCCGGCCTCGCGGGCGCGGGCGAGCACGGCCTCCCGGTCGGGGTCGAATTCCGCCCCGTCAAGGTGGGCGTGGCTGTCCACGCCGCCCGGGGGCAGGGCCACGGTGAGCGGGTCGATCCGCTGCGGTTTCTTGTGTCCCATCGTTGCCTGCCTGTGTCTCAGCCTCGTTTTTGCGGGAAGCCGCCATCCTAGCAGAGGGGCGCCGGGCGCGCAAGAAAGCCATTGCCATGCCGGCTCTTTGCGCGTAAGAGTGCGGTGCGCGCCCGGGCGGCCAAAGGCCGCGAAAGGCGCGGGGAGGATGGCATGCACTTGCGCAAAAGGGTCCTTGTCACCGGCGGTTCCGGCTTTCTCGGCTCGCACCTCTGCGCCCGGCTTCTCAGGGAGGGCAACGAGGTCATCTGCGTGGACAATTTTTTCTCCAGCGCCCGCTCCAACGTGGAAGAGCTCATGGACAACATGCGCTTTGAGCTCATCCGCCACGACGTGACCTTTCCGCTCTATATCGAGGTGGACGAGATCTACAATCTCGCCTGCCCGGCCTCGCCCGTCCATTACCAGCACGACCCGGTGCAGACCATCAAGACCTGCGTGCACGGGGCCATCAACATGCTCGGGCTCGCCAAGCGTTTGCGCGCGCGCATCTACCAGGCCTCGACCAGCGAGGTCTATGGCGACCCCGAGGTGCATCCCCAGCCCGAATCCTACTGGGGCCATGTCAACCCCATCGGCATCCGCTCCTGCTACGACGAGGGCAAGCGCTGCGCCGAGGCGCTCTTCTTCGCCTATTGGCGGCAGGGGGGCCTGCCCATCAAGGTGGGCCGCATCTTCAACACCTACGGGCCGAAGATGCACCCCAACGACGGCCGCGTGGTCTCCAACTTCATCGTCCAGGCCCTCAAGGGCGAGCCCATCACCATCTATGGCGACGGCAGCCAGACGCGCTCCTTCTGCTATGTGGACGACCTCATCGACTGCATGGTGCGCTTCATGGCCTCGCGCGAGGACTTCACCGGGCCCATGAACATGGGCAACCCCGGCGAGTTCACCATCCGCGAGCTGGCGGAAAAGGTGGTGGACATGACCGGGAGCCGTTCGCGCATCATCCACGAGCCCCTGCCCGCCGACGACCCGGCCAAGCGCCGGCCCGACATCACGCTCGCCCGGCGCGAGCTCGGCTGGGAGCCTGTGACGCCGCTCGCCTCCGGCCTTGAGAAGACCATCGCCTATTTCGACGGCCTGCTCAAAGAAGGGCTCATCTAGCGGGGGACGCGTGCCTGGCGAAAAGGCGGGGCGTGTGGGCGGCTTTCAGGTTTTCCGGGACACTTCCCCGGAGGCGCGGGTATTCCATGGATTGTTATCTCGCCAGTCTTTGCGTTTTCGTGGCCTCGGCCCTCGTGCTCGGGGCGGCGGCCGTGGCGGCGTCCATCCGGCCGCCGCGCCCGCGCAGGAGCCGCCGGGTCAACGCGCTGGGCGCCGGCTGCGCGGCCTTGGGCTGCGCCGTTGGCTTTGCCGGCGCCGTCGGGGCGCTTATCAACGGCGGCGCGACGGTCGAGCTTCTTTGGGGCCTGCCCGTAGGCCACCTCGTGCTCCGGCTGGACGCCCTCTCCGCCTTCTTTCTCTTGCCGGTGTTCGGGCTTGGCTTTGTCTGCGCGCTTTCCGGCGGCATCGCCCTGCGCTCCGTGCGCCCGGGCGAGCACAATCTCGCGGCGCACTGGTTTTTCTTTCTCCTGCTGCTCACAGGCATGGCCTGCGTGATGTGCGCGGCCGACGCCATCTTCTTCCTGCTCGCGTGGGAGATCATGTCGCTCGCGCCCTTCTTCCTCATTGATTTCAACGATGGCGACAGCAAGGTGCGCGACGCCTCCTGGGTCTATCTCGTGGCGGCGCATCTCGGCGCGGTGTTCCTCATCGCCTTCTTCGTGCTGCTCTGGCAGGTGACGGGCTCGACGGCCCTCACGCTCGCGGCCTGTGCGCCGCTCTCCGACGCCGGCGCGGGGACGCTCTCGGTGCTCTTCGTGCTGGCCGTGGTCGGCTTCGGGGCCAAGGCGGGCATAGCTCCCTTGCATGTGTGGCTGCCCGAGGCGCACCCCGCCGCGCCGAGCCATGTGTCGGCCCTGCTCTCCGGGGCCATGATCAACGCGGGCCTCTACGGACTCATCCGCGCCCTGGCTCTTTTGGGCGGCTCGCCCTCGGCCGGGGTGCTCGGGGAGCTTCCCGAATGGTGGGGCTGGTTCCTGCTGCTGCTCGGGCTCGCCACGGCGCTCCTCGGCATCCTCAAGGCGCTGGGGCAGGGCAACCTGAAACGCCTGCTCGCGTATTCCAGCGTGGAGAACATGGGCCTCATGTTCATGGGCGTGGGCGCGGGCCTCGTGGGCGTGAGCGCGGGCGACGGCTGGACGGCGGCGCTGGGCTTTGCCGGCGCGCTTCTGCACATGCTCAACCACGCGGGCTTCAAGGGCCTGCTCTTCCTCTGCGCGGGCGAAGTGCTGCACGCCGCGGGCACGGTGCGCATGGAGCTTCTGGGCGGCCTGCAACGCCGCCTGCCCCTAGTGGGCGCGGCCTTCGCCCTGGGTGCCGCCGCCATCGCCTGCCTGCCGCCCCTGAGCGGCTTCACCTCGGAATTCGTGCTCGCCATGTCGCTTCTGGACGGCGCCTCGCTCCCCGGGGTGGAGCGGCAGCTCGTGCTGCTGTTCACGCTGGCCGGGCTCGCCCTCGTGAGCGGGCTCGCCGCCGCGGTCTATGTGCGGGCCTATGGCATCACCTTTCTCGGCGAGCCGCGCACGGGCTTTGCGGCCAATGCCCATGCCGTCGGGTGGCGCGGCGTGTGGCCGCTGATCATCCCGGCGGCGGCCTGCGTGGCCGGGGGGCTGCTCGCGCCGTATTTCTTTGATCTCGCCGCCGGCACGGCCGCTTCCGCCATCCCCCTGCCGCAGGGCCTGACCGGCTCGGCCACCGGGGCGGACGTGCAGATGCGCAGAAGCCTCGCCATCGTGGCCATGGTGAGCGGGGGCGGCGTGGCGCTGGCCTTTTTGCTCTTCGCCGCGCGCGGCCTGCTCCTTCGGCGGCACGGCGTCCTGCGCGAAAACACCTGGGGCTGCGGCTACCAGGCCTCCTCGGCGCGCATCCAGTATACCGCTGCCTCCTTCGCCGAGCCGCTGGCGCGCCTTTTCGCGCCCGGCATGGGCCTTCTGAAGCGCGGCGGCGCGCCCGAGGGCATCTTCCCCGAGCGCGCGGTCTTCAGCACCTCCGCGCCGGACAGGCTCAGGACCCATGTCTTCGCGCCGCTCTTCGAGCTCGTGGAGCGGGCCTGCAATGCCTGCAAGATCCTCCAGCACGGCAAGATCCATCTCTACATCCTCTATATCCTCGCCACGGTGGTGGGGCTGCTCGTCTGGGGGCTCAGGCCATGAACGCGCCCGCCTGCTTCCTCGTCCAGCTCGGGCTCGCGCTCGTGCTCGCGCCGCTTTTGCCGGGCGTCATCAACCGCGTCAAGGCCAAGGTGGCCGGCCGGCGCGGCAAGCCCCTGCTCCAGACCTACTATGATTTAGCCAAGCTCCTCGGCAAGGGCGAGGTCGTAAGCCGCACCACCACCTGGACTTTCGCCGCCGGCCCCGGCGTGTCGCTGGCTGCGGCCCTGTGCGCGCTGGCCCTGTTGCCCATGGGCGGCGTGACTTCGCCGCTGGCCTTCGGCGGGGACTTCCTGCTCGCCGCCTATCTGCTCGGCATGGGGCGCTTCGCCACCATGCTGGCCGCGCTCGACACCGGCTCCTCCTTCGAGGGCATGGGCGCGAGCCGCGAAGCCGCCTTTTCCGCCCTGGGCGAGCCCGCGCTCTTCCTCGCCTTTCTCACGCTCACGAGCCTCTCTCTCGACCTCGGGCGCGGCGAGGCCGGGCTTTCCGTGGTGGACGCGCGCGCGGCCTTTTCGCTCTCCGCGCTCTTCAATGGCGACATGGCCGCGTTCTGGCAGTCGGGGCGCCCCGAGCTTCTGCTGGCGCCGGCGGTGTTTTTCGCGCTGCTCCTGGCCGAGAACTGCCGCATCCCCGTGGACGACCCCACCACGCACCTCGAGCTGACCATGATCCACGAGGTCATGGTGCTGGACCACTCCGGCCCCAACCTCGCCATGATCGTTTACGGCGCGGCGCTCAAGCTCTGGTTTTTCGCGGCGCTCGTGGCCGGGCTCCTCGTACCGCCGCTGCCGCTCTGGCAACATGCGGCGCTTTCGCTCGCCGCCATCTTCGGCATCGGCTGCTGCGTGGGCCTGGTGGAATCGGGCATGGCCCGGCTCAAGCTCACGCGCGTGCCGCATTTTCTCGGCGTGGCCGCGGCCCTGGCGGCGCTGGCCCTTATCCTGACGCAGGCCCGGTAGCCGCCGAAGCCACGGAGAGCGAGCCCCATGATCCCGCTGATTTCGCTGAACTCGCTATTTTCCACCATGTTGTTTTTGCTTCTGCTGAACAACCTGCTCCTCTTGGGCGCGCCGGGCCTGCGCGCGCTCATCCGGCTCACGGCCTTTCAG contains:
- a CDS encoding glycosyltransferase, with the translated sequence MSAPERPRLPDFAGRPVSLPDAPDAWELLNPGGNHRDVLLLGLGPGNPQELPFVRAAAERGGTVFWVEDGRTLGRLRPAGFAPPGWRRLTPGEAARLSGAAVHLYRPSLRLAPDFWGPIAGRIEAKATALPGAPAPTVWLPGDETQLLHRELRTALEEAGFSPFCGPAPRGAAELPDAWGGRLPAFALSVNLRGMDAEGRVFHACRALGVPVALWFVDNPWHVLPAARLPWWREAHLFVTDASFIPGLTEYGATSVHHLPLAVAPHMWRPLPDETEAGHLARLAPRFVGRAAFPGRERFFAAARVPGELLARALALTRESAAPSRLANFHWWAQRLHVRLWPGHEVRAAGLGAERCAQANRSRWIAAGLPLGLRVTGDALWRELVPGCEPEAPVDYYGSLPEVYRQASAVLNVTSLLLPASLSQRHFDVWAAGGLLLTDATKGLDIFPHELTAPITLTSRAELGPRVASLAANSQHARDLRQAWREHLRAAHTYGHRLAFIREKIGA
- a CDS encoding TatD family hydrolase, with the protein product MGHKKPQRIDPLTVALPPGGVDSHAHLDGAEFDPDREAVLARAREAGVSGIGNVFLSPEAFTERRGLFAAHPGVFFLLGIHPCDGEKCTPACLDSIASAFAAEPRLRAVGEIGLDFHWDDCPRELQMAAFAAQLDMARALEKPVVLHCREAEAECLSILEARGFAGYPLLWHCFGGAPALARRILANGWHISVPGPVTYPANGALREAVAVIPEDRLLLETDAPYLSPVPWRGTRNEPAYTVFTARAVAEARGVAPEELWRTCGRNTRRFFGLEGRAESCRS
- a CDS encoding UDP-glucuronic acid decarboxylase family protein — translated: MHLRKRVLVTGGSGFLGSHLCARLLREGNEVICVDNFFSSARSNVEELMDNMRFELIRHDVTFPLYIEVDEIYNLACPASPVHYQHDPVQTIKTCVHGAINMLGLAKRLRARIYQASTSEVYGDPEVHPQPESYWGHVNPIGIRSCYDEGKRCAEALFFAYWRQGGLPIKVGRIFNTYGPKMHPNDGRVVSNFIVQALKGEPITIYGDGSQTRSFCYVDDLIDCMVRFMASREDFTGPMNMGNPGEFTIRELAEKVVDMTGSRSRIIHEPLPADDPAKRRPDITLARRELGWEPVTPLASGLEKTIAYFDGLLKEGLI
- a CDS encoding proton-conducting transporter membrane subunit, translated to MDCYLASLCVFVASALVLGAAAVAASIRPPRPRRSRRVNALGAGCAALGCAVGFAGAVGALINGGATVELLWGLPVGHLVLRLDALSAFFLLPVFGLGFVCALSGGIALRSVRPGEHNLAAHWFFFLLLLTGMACVMCAADAIFFLLAWEIMSLAPFFLIDFNDGDSKVRDASWVYLVAAHLGAVFLIAFFVLLWQVTGSTALTLAACAPLSDAGAGTLSVLFVLAVVGFGAKAGIAPLHVWLPEAHPAAPSHVSALLSGAMINAGLYGLIRALALLGGSPSAGVLGELPEWWGWFLLLLGLATALLGILKALGQGNLKRLLAYSSVENMGLMFMGVGAGLVGVSAGDGWTAALGFAGALLHMLNHAGFKGLLFLCAGEVLHAAGTVRMELLGGLQRRLPLVGAAFALGAAAIACLPPLSGFTSEFVLAMSLLDGASLPGVERQLVLLFTLAGLALVSGLAAAVYVRAYGITFLGEPRTGFAANAHAVGWRGVWPLIIPAAACVAGGLLAPYFFDLAAGTAASAIPLPQGLTGSATGADVQMRRSLAIVAMVSGGGVALAFLLFAARGLLLRRHGVLRENTWGCGYQASSARIQYTAASFAEPLARLFAPGMGLLKRGGAPEGIFPERAVFSTSAPDRLRTHVFAPLFELVERACNACKILQHGKIHLYILYILATVVGLLVWGLRP
- a CDS encoding NADH-quinone oxidoreductase subunit H, which gives rise to MNAPACFLVQLGLALVLAPLLPGVINRVKAKVAGRRGKPLLQTYYDLAKLLGKGEVVSRTTTWTFAAGPGVSLAAALCALALLPMGGVTSPLAFGGDFLLAAYLLGMGRFATMLAALDTGSSFEGMGASREAAFSALGEPALFLAFLTLTSLSLDLGRGEAGLSVVDARAAFSLSALFNGDMAAFWQSGRPELLLAPAVFFALLLAENCRIPVDDPTTHLELTMIHEVMVLDHSGPNLAMIVYGAALKLWFFAALVAGLLVPPLPLWQHAALSLAAIFGIGCCVGLVESGMARLKLTRVPHFLGVAAALAALALILTQAR